Proteins encoded in a region of the Stieleria neptunia genome:
- the larE gene encoding ATP-dependent sacrificial sulfur transferase LarE → MTTDPSSPLPVDLPVDRSPVESSPADRSPSPASSSRPAARAQSELIRWFDGRGEIAVAFSGGVDSSVVLAAALRSTAPAVTAVTAVSPSVATWQLELAQSIATHLGATHRLIETHEVELPEYRVNDASRCFHCKSTLYQTLHQLCQSPTLRDATIVSGTNADDLGDYRPGIAAGDQAGVLKPLAELKIDKAAVREIAHRFGLPNASLPASPCLASRIAYGVPVTVERLQRVEKAEDLLRELGFETVRVRYHDGDLARIEVPADQIARLTDAPIRTELSKHFSEIGFRYITLDLQGFSSGSMNRQLVSLGQPIGSGK, encoded by the coding sequence ATGACGACTGATCCTTCCTCCCCCCTGCCTGTCGATCTGCCTGTCGATCGCTCGCCTGTTGAGTCTTCGCCCGCCGACCGCTCGCCCAGTCCCGCGTCGTCCAGCCGCCCGGCTGCGCGAGCGCAGTCCGAGTTGATTCGCTGGTTCGACGGGCGTGGGGAAATCGCTGTCGCCTTCTCCGGCGGGGTCGACAGCAGCGTGGTGTTGGCCGCGGCGCTCCGCAGCACCGCCCCCGCGGTCACCGCCGTCACGGCGGTTTCGCCCAGCGTCGCGACCTGGCAGCTCGAACTGGCCCAATCGATCGCGACGCACCTGGGGGCAACGCATCGATTGATTGAAACACACGAAGTCGAATTGCCCGAGTACCGTGTCAACGATGCCTCGCGTTGTTTTCACTGCAAGAGCACGCTGTATCAAACGCTTCACCAGTTGTGTCAAAGTCCGACGCTTCGGGACGCGACGATCGTTTCGGGGACCAACGCCGACGATCTGGGCGATTATCGACCGGGCATCGCCGCCGGTGACCAAGCCGGCGTGTTGAAACCGCTGGCGGAATTGAAGATCGACAAAGCCGCTGTTCGCGAGATCGCACACCGGTTCGGTTTGCCCAACGCGTCGTTGCCTGCGTCGCCGTGTTTGGCCAGCCGGATCGCTTACGGCGTGCCGGTGACGGTCGAACGACTGCAGCGGGTTGAAAAAGCCGAAGACCTGCTGCGCGAGCTGGGATTCGAAACGGTACGCGTGCGATACCACGACGGCGACTTGGCACGCATCGAGGTCCCGGCAGACCAGATCGCCAGACTCACCGACGCCCCGATTCGAACCGAGTTGTCGAAACACTTCAGCGAGATCGGTTTTCGTTACATCACCCTGGACTTGCAAGGTTTTTCCAGCGGCAGCATGAATCGGCAACTCGTCTCGCTGGGCCAACCCATCGGATCTGGCAAGTGA